The Candidatus Cloacimonadota bacterium sequence TTGCAGCAAAGCAAATTATGGGAATATTGTCGGTATAATTCATTCTTTTTGTGCCAAGAATACCGATGAAACCGGTTAAATTCATAATTTCGTATTTTCCGAAAATGAGGACGGCATCTTCGAGACCTTCAATGCCGGTTTCTTCGCCCATCAATATTGTATAATCATTTTGCCGATAATTTTTAAAAATATTTTCAATTTTTTTATGGTCGTTTATAGCTTTAAGTAGTTTTAAAACTTTCAGCTGAGAATTGAATTCCGGCTGACTCATAAATCCAATATCACCCTCAAAGCGCAGATTCAGATTGCTAGCTTTCTGTAATGCCTTTTGAATTTCAGTATTAATGCTTTGGATAATCGTCTTTTGGGAATCAGTAGTGTTGCGTAATTCTTTTTTAAGAATGTGCTTGATCTGGTTAAAAGATTTTTGAGCAAAGTTGTCATTCAAATAACGTTCAATGGCACGTATTTGATGCTGAGAAAGTTTGTGTTTGTTTGGAATAATGAAAGTTTTTTCAAATCCGGCTCTCAAACTGATTGCGATTAATAATTTATCGCTCGTTAAAAGAAATATATTGAAAGATTCGAGGATACCGAATGAAAAGTCCGGTTCGGCAATTATGCTCATTTGTCCGGAAATATTTGCAAGAAATTTTAAAACTGAAGAAAGCATATTTTCCAGACTTTGATAATTTTGAGAAAGAAGAGTCTGCATAAGTTTTATCTTTTTATCAGGAATTTCCCTATCAAAATCAATTATATCATTAATATAGAATTTATAACCCATTGCGGTTGGAATGCGTCCGGCAGATGTGTATGGCTGTTCAATATAGCCCATTTCCGTTAACACGCTCATTTCATTCCGCACTGTTGCGGAGCTCACGTTCAGATCATAATCATTTGCTAATACGCTGGAGCCAACAGTTTCGGCTGTTTTGATGTGTTCTAAAATTATTGATTTTAGAATATCTTGTTGCCTTTTGGTTAATACACAATTTGAATCATTTATCATTTTAAATTTCCTTGTTTTAGCACTCGGTAAAGGTGAGTGCTAATTTTGGTTTATAGTTTAGGAATGCCACCTCAAATGTCAAAATATTTTATTCAAAAAGAAGATGAAAACCGACAAAACCGATTTTCGCAAGATAAAATTTTTTTGTAAAAAGTGTAATATCAGCGTTGAATGCTTTGTATTTTAATATTCAACAGGGGTTCATAAGCATAATCAGTGTTTATCTGCGTCGAATCACATTCGGAGAATCATTGCAAAAATGCGAGTTTACGGATGGACTCAAGTTAGAATCTGTCCGTAAAGTACTATTTTTCGACCTCACCCCGACCCTTCCGCCAGCTGGCGGAGAGAGGGAGATAAAAGTTCCCCTTCTCTTTGAAGAGAAGGGGTTAGGGGATGAGTTATAAAAAGGATGAAGAATATATTTTATTTGATATGCTACCTTTGCGGACAATTTCTAAATTAGTACCCATTTCTGCTTTTCCACTCCTCAAATTTCCGAATATATTGACATATAAATTCTCTCTAAATTTTCTAACAAAAAACAAATTTAAAAGGATATTGTTTATGAAAGTTGGAGTTTTGGGTGTTGGACACTTAGGACAGCATCATGCCAGAAATTATATGGAAATGGATTCCACGAAATTGATTGGAATTTTTGATACAGATGAAGTTCGAGCCAAGGAAATCGCGAAAAGAATTGATTGTAAAGTATTCAACTCCGCTCAAGAACTTATATCACAAACGGATGCAATAAATATTGCCACCCCCACCACCACCCACTATCAATATGCAAAGCAGTGTTTGAAATCCGGAAAACACGTTCTTATCGAAAAACCGATTTGTAGTGAACTGAATCAGGCAAAAGAACTGGTCGAAATGGCTGAAAAAAGAAATCTTAAAATTCAAGTTGGGCACATAGAACGCTTCAATCCAGCGGTTTTATCCTTGTCGAATGTTCTGCTGAATCCCCTTTTTATTGAGGCAAATCGCATCGCTCCATTCACACCCCGTGGAAGCGATGTTCCGGTGGTGCTTGATTTGATGATCCACGACATAGATATTATTCTCTCGCTTGTGAAAAGTAAAGTCAAAAGTATAAATGCAGTTGGAGTACCGATTGTTACGGATGACGTGGATATTGCAAATGCAAAAGTTGAATTTGAAAATGGAGCTTTGGCAAATATTACAGCTAGTAGAATCTCTCTAAAACAAGAACGTAAAATAAGATTCTTCCAAAAAGACAAATATATTTCTCTTGATTATCAGAAAAAAATCGTGAATATTGTTAAGAAAAATCCTAAAATAAATGACATCATGGCAGAGATTATGTCCGGTGATAGAACTGCAAATATTTTTGAGATGTTTGATACGGAAAGACCTGAAATAATCGAAAAGGAACCGCTTAGAGCCGAATTGGAAAGTTTTGTTAACGCAATAAAAAACGACACACGCCCGATAGTGAACGGAAATGACGGTTACGAAGCTCTTCGCGTAGCATTTGACATAATGAAAGATATTGATAAAAATAGAAAAGGTATTGTATAATCATGGCAGAAAAAGTTTTAATTAAAGATATAGGGAAATTTGATGGTGATGAAGTTCTTATTCGAGGGTGGGTAAGAAATCGTCGTTCCAGTGGGAAAATTCAATTTATCATAATTCGAGATGGAACCGGTGAAATTCAGACCGTAGCTTTCAAACCGAATATTGGCGATGAACTATTTGGCAGATGTGCAGAATTGACCATTGAATCTTCCGTAAAAATATGGGGGAAAGTAAAACCTGATAAAAGAGCACCTTCCGGCTACGAATTAGACTTAATTAATATTGAGATCATCCAAATTGCTGCCGAATATCCAATCCAGAAAAAAGCACATGGAACAAGTTTCTTGCTGGACAATCGTCATCTTTGGGTGCGTTCCATAAATCAAAATGCGTTGCTGAAAATCCGTCATACGGTTTATTATGCAATTTGCGAATATCTGAATGAAAATAATTTCTACCGTTACGATTCCCCTATTCTCACACCAAATGCTTGCGAAGGCACGACCACACTTTTTGAGGTTCCCTATTTCGATGAAGGAAAAGCCTATCTCTCACAATCCGGTCAACTCTATGCAGAAACGGGGATTATGAGTTTGGGGCGAGTTTATGATTTTGGTCCCACATTTCGAGCGGAAAAATCGAAAACCAGAAAACATCTTACTGAATTCTGGATGATGGATGCTGAAGCTGCTTTTGTTGAACACAAAGAAAACATGCAAATACAAGAAAAATTAATTCGCTTTGTCATTAGAAAAGTTATTGAAAAAAATGAAAATGAATTGAAAATCTTAGAACGCAATATTGAAAAATTGCAAAAAGCAGATGCAACTTTTAAAATAATAACTTATTCCGAAGCTATCAAATTCCTCCAAGAAAAAGGATATGATATCAATTTCGGCGATGATTTTGGTGCCGAAGAGGAAGAAGAAATTGCCCGAGAAAGCGATGTTCCGGTTTTCGTAGAAAAATGGCCCAAACAAATAAAAGCTTTTTATATGAAAAGAGATGTAGAAAATCCCGATCTCGTCCTCGGTTCAGACTTGATCGCCCCTGATGGATTTGGTGAACTTATCGGCGGCTCACAAAGAGAAGATGATTACGAGCTTCTCAAGGAAAGAATGGAGGCGGAAAATATGCCGATGAAAGAATTTCAGTGGTATCTTGATCTCCGAAAATATGGCTCTGTCCCACATAGTGGTTTCGGGATCGGACTGGAGCGGTTTATCGCCTGGATTTCCGGCAAACGTTACATTCGGGAAGCAATTCCATTTCCACGAATGATAAATAGGGTTTCACCCTAACCCCCCCCCTTAAAGGAGTTTACAATGAAAAAAATAGTGTTTATAATAATAATTATCCTCCTAACTTCAATCGCGTTATCTGCTCAGGAAAATGTTACTAAGATGAATCCCATTTCTGCTTTTCAATTTCCATCTACTTTGAACATGAGCAAACTTCAAACTTCGCAATCTTTTTCCGTAACTTCTGTTTTCAGCTCAAATGAAAACGAATCGTTGATTTTATCCAATTTTACAAATCGTTTTGAATATCAATTTGCTAAAAATCTTAATATGAAGCTTGATCTGAATTTTGTTAATTACAAATTTTTCGGCTCTGAAAATAATTTTTCACTGAAAGATAATACAAAAATATTACCCAATTTTCAGTTGGAATATAAGCCCAGCCAAAATTTTCAATTCAGAATCGAATATCAAAGTTATCCGGCAGGTTTTTAGATACAATTTTTCCTAAATTTTTCGGTTGTTGTTAATGAAAAATATCATTTATACTGATGATATCGAACAAATATCTAACGAATCTTTAAAAGGTTTTTTTGTTGATTGGCCAGAGCATCCAAATCCTGAAACACATTATAAAATTCTGAAAAATAGTTATAAAATCTGGCTTGCTATTACTGAAAAGCAGTGTGTCGGCTTCATTAATGCAATTTCCGATGGAATATTTTATGCGTTTATCCCTTTGCTTGAGGTTATACCGGAATATCAGAACTGCGGAATTGGTAGGGAATTAGTGAAAAAAATGCTAATAAGCCTAAATAAAATGTACGCAATTGATATTGTTTGTGATAAGCAGATCGAACCGTTTTATACAAAAATCGGTTTTAGCAAATGCATTGGAATGGTCAGAAGAAATTATCAAAATCAAAATCCCAGTTTATTTAATCGCAACTGATTATTTTTTATTTTGATTTCAAAGAAACTGAGGAAATATCTTGAAAGAATTTGAAGAACTTTTAAAAATTATTACAGTTCTTTTAGACCCAAAGAATGGATGCCCATGGGATCTCAAACAGACTCCCGAAACTCTTCGCCCGCATATGATTGAGGAAGTGTATGAGATTTCTGAAGCAATTGAACTGAATGACGCCGAATTATTAAAAGAAGAATTGGGCGACCTGCTTTTGCATATTGTATTTCAATGCAAAATAGCAGAACAGGATGAACAATTTTCTATCAAAGATGTAATTGCCAAGATAAACGAAAAAATGAAAAGACGGCATCCGCACATTTTCGGTGATATAAGTGTGAAAACTGCCGAAGAAGTCGAGCATAATTGGGAGAAGATAAAACGAAAAGAAAAGGCTCACAGAAATTCAATTTTAGAAGGATTACCAAAAAGTTTACCGGCACTTATCAAGGCAAGAAGAATTCAGAGCAAAGCAGCCACTGTGGGATTTGACTGGGAAAATGTTACGGATACATTTGCAAAATTGAAAGAGGAATTACTTGAATTCGAACATGAATTACAAAAAAATGATGCAAAAAAGATGAAGGAAGAAATTGGTGATTTAATTTTTGCACTTGTAAATGTAGCAAGAAAGCTTGATATTGACCCGGAATTTGCTTTGGAGTTAACAACGAAAAAATTTATGAGAAGATTTGGTTATATCGAAAAGACTTTGAAAGAAAACCTTTTTTCCAGCAATCTTACTGAAATGGAAAATCTTTGGCAAAAAGCAAAGGATGAAGAGGATGGATAACAGAAAAAGTCTGCTTTTTATTCGATATTATTTCATCATTGGTGGGTTGGCTATTATCCTATTTTTTGCAATCTACACCAGCAACCTGCTTCATAAGGTACGAAATGAATTGGAAGTTTTTCCAAAAATATACGCTCGTTTTGTCAAAATTTCTACAAAGGAAAACATCGAAGGAGATCTGCTCGAAATCATTCTTTCAGAGGTCGTAAAGAAAATTGATTATCCAATTATCGTAACAGATGGGAAGGAAGAGCCCAAATATTGGAAAAACTTGGAAGATTATTTGCCGGATAATAAAATATCAAACCAATCTAATCAGAAGCAATTGAGAAATCTTATCGAAAAAATGAAATCCGACAATTCATTTATTGTCCTTACCGAACCAACTAATAATGAAATAATCTCTAAAATATTTTACAGCCAATCTTCAACAATAAAGCGGCTTAAATTCCTCCCCTATCTTGAATTTTTCATAGTCTTACTTTTCATAGCTGCCGGAGTCATTGTGATTATTACAATGAAACGGCGAGAGAAAGAACATCTTTGGATTGCTCTTGCAAAAGAAACTGCTCACCAATTTGGAACCCCGATCACTTCATTGCTCGGGTGGGTGCAGATGTTGGAACTAAAAGTTTCTGAAAATTCTGAAGATGAACTTCTTGAGCAAACTGTTCTTCATATGAAGCAGGATATTGCCCGCTTGCAGAATGTTGCATCCAGATTCGGAAAAGTCGGCTCATCTATCAAATTAAAAGAATCGGATATTTCGCAAACCATTCAATCCGTTATCGAATATTTCAAAGCTCGAATTCCCAAAGAGAGTAATAAAATCGAAATTGAATTTATAAATGAGACTAAAATGCAGGATTTTCTTTTCGATCCCGATTTGATAAAATGGGCTCTTGAAAACTTGATAAAAAATTCAATTGACGCTATGAAAGAAAAATCCGGAATTATTTCAATTAAAATTTATGAAGATCAAAAATTTTTATATATTCGGGTTACTGATCAGGGCAAAGGAATTCCAAAAAATTTAAGAAAATCCCTATTTAAAACCGGAGTTACAACCAAAAAACGCGGTTGGGGTTTGGGCCTGAGTTTAACCAAAAGAATTGTTGAAGATTTTCATCATGGAAAAATCTATATTGTAAAAAGTGAATCGAATAAAGGCTCAATCATTGAAATAAAATTAAAGAAAGATAAGGAATAACGGAGAACGGAATAATGGAATAGGGAATACGGAGAACGGAGAACGGAAAAAATTCACGAATTGCACTAATTCCAGAAATAAATATTAAATTTAAAATGCCAAACACACTCTCTCGTTCCCAAGCTCCAAACACACAATCTTCGTTCCCAAGCCCTCCCGAAAGCTTTCGGGAGGAACGTCCAGCTTGAATGCAATGAATCAATTTAAAGCAACACTTCAAATAAATTGCATATCAATCGAAATAATAATTAATTAAAGAAAAATATCGGAGGTAAAAATGTTTGTATTAAGTCCGGATAAAATGAAGAATTATGACAAATTTACAATTGAAAATTTTGGTTTAGAAGGAATAGTATTAATGGAAAATGCCGGAAAAAAAGCAGCGGAAATTATTGAAACGAATCTAATCAAAGAAGATAACTCCATCGCAGTAGTTTGCGGAACCGGTAATAACGCCGGAGATGGTTTTGTCGTTGCAAGATGGCTCTTTAATCACGGATATGATGTTTGCTGTTTTGTAATCGGAAATGAGGAGAAATTTTCTCCCTCTGCTAAAAAAAATTATGGGATTTTAGATAAATTGTCCTGCGAAATTGTTTTCATTTCCAATGATGATGCAGTAGAATATTTTGCAAATGAGCTGCCGTACTTTGATGTTATTGCTGATGCAATGTTTGGAATCGGGCTAAAGGGTAAAATTAAAGGATATCGAAAAAAAATTATAGAATTGATAAATAAACATATTGGGATAAAAGTAGCAATTGATATTCCATCAGGAGTAAATGCGGAAACCGGTGAAGTAGCAAATGTGGCTGTAAATTCGGATTTCACACTCACAATGGCTGCTTTGAAATACGGACATCTTCTCTTTCCCGGCAGAGAATATTCCGGTAAAGTTTATGTGATAGATATTGGGATTTCCCCTCTTACTTATGCAGAAAATCCACCTGAAGCTGAAGTTCTGGAAGAAATCGAATCGTTCTTTCCTTCTCGAAAATCAAATTCAGATAAAACCGATTATGGGAAAATAGCCATAATTGCCGGTTCTGCCGGACTTACCGGTGCTGCAATTATGGCAAGCAAATCTGCTTTGGAAATTGGCTCGGGTTTGATTAAACTAATCCATCCGAGAAGTCTTTCCCCTATCTTTGAAAATTCTTTGATCGAAATAATGTCCAAAACTGTAAATGAAACCGATTCACAAACAATATCATTTGACGCATTGGATGAAATTTTGGAATTTACAAAAAATTCCAATGCAATTGCAATTGGACCGGGAATTTCCCGGAATGAATCTACTGCAAGATTCGTAAGAGAATTTTTAAAACAAAACACAAAACTTACTGTTATAGACGCAGACGGGATAAATGCTTTTCAGGATCATTTGGAAGAATTGAAATATTTAAATGGAAAACCTTACATTTTTACTCCGCATATCCGCGAATTTTCTCGTCTCATTGATTTACCTGTGGAAAAAATCGAAACGAATCTTTTGGAACATACACGCAAATTTGCAAAAAAATACAATGTGATTATTTTGCTAAAAGGTGCTACCTCTGTAATTTGCAATAATAAGGAAACTACTTTCAATGTTGTGGGAAATCCCGGCTTGAGTACCGGCGGAAACGGAGATGTGTTAACCGGAATTATCGTATCACTTCTCGGACAAGGATTTTCCGAATACGATGCAGCTCGTGTGGGCTCATTTATTTTGGGAAAAACTGCTGATATTCTTTTGAAAGATTTTGGAGAACGTTCTCTCACTCCGACAAAAATTATAAAAAATTTGTACAAAAGTATGCAGTTTGGAGTGCATTAACCGTGTTAATGCAACCGAGCAAAAGTATGCAGTTTGGAGTGNNNNNNNNNNNNNNNNNNNNNNNNNNNNNNNNNNNNNNNNNNNNNNNNNNNNNNNNNNNNNNNNNNNNNNNNNNNNNNNNNNNNNNNNNNNNNNNNNNNNCAAAAGTATGCAGTTTGGAGTGCATTAACCGTGTTAATGCAACCGAGCAAAAGTATGCAGTTTGGAGTGAATTAACCGTGTTAATGCAACAGCCAAAGAACCGCTTTATAAATATTCTGCCATTTGGGACGGAAAAAACGAGCAGAGAAAACAAGTTGCCCAGAGTGTATATTTCTATAAAGTAGAAACGGATGAGAAAACAATGGAAAAGAAAATGCTATTTGTAAAATAATTTACATCCGAAATATTTGACGTAATTGTGAAAAACAAAATTTATAACACACAACATCTTTTCAATTTAGAAGGAGAAAATAGTGAGAATAATAAGATTTTTTGATCTTAGAAAAATTCTACGGAATTTTAATCTCAATTTTTTCCCTCGCTCCTTCGCAAAGTCTCGCCCTCTCCCAATCACTCTACCCCTCCCCACCTAACTTACCAGTATACCGTAACTTAAAATTTTTTATATTTTATAATAAATTTTCATTAACCAAACTCGGGAAGAACAGATTCATTTAGATAATGTCTTTTCTGTTTTTCTTCTCGCAACAGAAGAGACTTTAATGCAGAAGATTGTTATTGGAGATGAAACTGAAAGGTCTGATATTGCTAATTGAGTTTCACTTTTAGAGAATACTTTTCGCCACTTTCTTATCCCGTTTTGGCGAGAAGGAAATTAGGCGGATTAATTTATTAACCGAACAAAATTTTGGAGAAAAAAATGATACATAAAAGAACAAAAATAATATTGATAGTCTTATTAATAATGGGTTTATCATCTGCCAGTTTGTTTGGCTGCAGGTTATTAACAATGATTGGAAAAGATAACAAAGTACTATCTTCCCAAAATACCGGCGATCTCCTTGAAAACGCTTTGGATGAATTGCAATCACAAAGTACAACAACATATAATCCATATTTCCCCAATGATGATGGCTGGGCATTGTTGTACTATCTACCCGATGATCCCGGAACAGTTTTTATCGAACGTGGAGATGGTGCAGCGTATAATAGTTCAGCCTACGATGATTTTCAAAGTGAAATAGTTGAAGCAGAAGCTCATATAGTCATTGGTCATATTCGAGCAGCATCCAGTGGCGCTACAGGTATAGATGATCCTCATCCGTTTCTGTGGGAAACAGATGAAATAATTTATTCGTTTGCGCACAATGGTACTTTATCTGGAAGCGATATTACATATATTTCTAATCATTTGGAATCTCCCTATGATGAAAATTATACGACAGATCCTATAGTTGATTCTGAATTATATTTCCGTTGGATTATTCAGAATATTGCTCAAAATGGCTGGAATGTGAATGAAGGCATACACGCTGCCTTAGAGGAATTAATCGGTTCTTGGAATATGAATTTTGTGTTTTCCGATGGAACCGATATCTATAATTATAGAAATTCCATTGACAATGATCATGAATTACAATATAGCCCTTCCTCATCTAATGAAAGTAGTTGCTTCAGATTGATAATGAGCGACTTTGGAGATTTAAATCTTCCGGGACAGGGAGATATAAATGATGATGAACTGCTCTTCCACCCTTTTACCGGCAGAACAACTCTGTTTAAAGAGTACTCAAATGACAAACCATATTATAACCGCACACTTCATCCAAATTGGAATTGGGAAAGTTTCCCGGTAGTACCGGACGTATCCGGAGATTACAATGCGGAACTTATGGTAGATCCATTATTACCGTATATAGAAAAGGTTGTAGCATCAGATAACAGGGAAATGACATATTATGGCGGAACAGGTTGGTACCATGATCCTCTTGATTTTACAATGGTCAATTGGAATGAACTCTATAAACTTCGGATGAACAATTGGATTCCATGGTCATTCTCAAATAATCTTTCCTTAGCCGGTTATCTGCGTCCCGATAATGAGCCAACCCTTGAAAATGCAATATCACGACACACTTACTGGGTAAGTTATACATTATTACCAACCCAGAATATTGTCGATGCTTTTGGCTCGGTATGGGATAAGGTAGAGAGCGTAAAGGCAGAAGACTGGTATTATTGTAAGCAAACTATTCCGCGTAATGGAAACTCCATCCCGGTGGCATCTAATAGCACAAAAGGGAAATATCTGGAGTTTGGCAAAGGATACATTATTTCATTTAATGAAGATGTTGCGGGATTTGTCTGGCATTACCCCCACACACCGATATGGGGTTCGGCAAGAAAGGGAAAACCTCAATCATTTACATATAACGAGAAATCCGACTATAATGTAATTGATGTGATTGATATTCCCGCCAATGTAACCGAGATAGGTATTTTTGAAGATGATGAATGCGTGGGAGCCAGCGTTGTAGATAGTTCCAAAGCTCAAATATTGGCTTATACTTCATCATCCGGTAGAGACCCGGTTGCCTTGACCTTTCAATTGGAGATCGGACGTGGTGGCAAATCCACTGTAAATAATTATTCGGTGTTCGATCAAAAGAAATCCAAATTTGAGATTAGAAAACTATATTCTCATAGTGATGATTATTCTATTGTTAAACTTAGCGAAATTGAACTACCCGCCTCGAACTTTGATAAAGAACGTTTGCAGGTTCTTGCAAATTATCCCAATCCTTACAATATGAACATCGGAAATTCAAAACTTTCTTTTTATGTTCCCTGCCAAACTACCGTATCAGTAAATATTTATAATATATGGGGACAGAAAGTAAAGGATTTGTATAACGGAGAGATGGATTCCGGTAAATATGATGCAATTTGGGACGGTACTGGATATAATGGCGAGTCAGTTGTTAACGGAGTATATTTCTATCAGGTTAAAACATCGAATCAGAATGCAGTTAGTAAAATATTGTTGATCAGATAAAGAAAATATCATACCCGGTCTGTTTATTACAGATCGGGTATGGTTTTTATTAAGGAAGGAATTCATTATGTTATCAAAGAGAAGTTTATATATATTTATAATTTTCTATTTATTTGTATCATCACTCTATGGAGAAGTAATAGTGGTGGATATATGTGGCTCCGGCGATTATCCGACTATCCAGGAGGGGATAAATGCTTCTACAGATGGGGATACGGTTTTGGTATATCCCGGAATATATTATGAGAATGTTGATTATCTTGAGAAAAGTCTAACAATCGGTTCATTAAATATGGTTACCGGAGATTCAACTTATATAGATAGTACTGTAGTTGACGGTAATCAGAATGGTAGTTGCGTGTATTTGAAGAATGTGGATGAAGGCATTTTATATGGATTTACTTTAAGAAATGGTAGCGGTAATCCATATAGTTCTGTTAGTATTGGACTCAGGAGTGGGGGTGGTGTTTATAGTTGGAATTCACATTTGGATATAATTAATTGTGTAATTAAAGATAATGAAGCTTTTGGTGGAGGTGGAATTTATTCGAGGAATTCTGTTCTTTTTTTGGCTGGAACAGAAATCACAAACAATCACTCCTTGTACACCGGAAATATTACAATATGGGATAATTCTGAGATATATTTTGATGAAGAAAATTTGTGTAGTATTTACCTAAATTATGCAGCACTGGGGAACGAAATAACAATAAATGGTTTTGATAGTCTGAATATTGTACTAAATAAATTTACAGTAGCAGAACCAACCGGTGAATCTATTTATATGGTAGAAGGGGAGGATTACGGATTTTCCTGTCAAGAATCAGTTGTGGAACAAGTAGAAGCAGATCTATATGTTAGCACTGAAGGTGATAATAGTAATTCCGGTTTAAATCCGGGTGAACCCTTACAGAGTATCACTTTTGCTTTGCTCAAGATAAAAGCCGATAGCCTGCATCCGCATTCTATTTATGTTTCTGACGGGATATATTCCGCATCACAAACCGGAGAGAGTTTACCCCTGAATATGAGAACTTATGTAAGTTTGATCGGCGAAAGTGAAGAGAACACAATAATAGACGGGGAGTTTGAATATGCTTTAATCGCAGCCTGGAATGGAGAGAAAGAGATGACGATCAAGGATTTTACACTCAGAAACGGCTATTGGGAATATAGTGGAGTTCAGTTACGATTTTATGGTCACACCAGTGTTCATCTTGAGAATTTAACGATTAAAGATTGTACATATGGTCAAGATGAAAACGCT is a genomic window containing:
- a CDS encoding class II glutamine amidotransferase, which produces MIHKRTKIILIVLLIMGLSSASLFGCRLLTMIGKDNKVLSSQNTGDLLENALDELQSQSTTTYNPYFPNDDGWALLYYLPDDPGTVFIERGDGAAYNSSAYDDFQSEIVEAEAHIVIGHIRAASSGATGIDDPHPFLWETDEIIYSFAHNGTLSGSDITYISNHLESPYDENYTTDPIVDSELYFRWIIQNIAQNGWNVNEGIHAALEELIGSWNMNFVFSDGTDIYNYRNSIDNDHELQYSPSSSNESSCFRLIMSDFGDLNLPGQGDINDDELLFHPFTGRTTLFKEYSNDKPYYNRTLHPNWNWESFPVVPDVSGDYNAELMVDPLLPYIEKVVASDNREMTYYGGTGWYHDPLDFTMVNWNELYKLRMNNWIPWSFSNNLSLAGYLRPDNEPTLENAISRHTYWVSYTLLPTQNIVDAFGSVWDKVESVKAEDWYYCKQTIPRNGNSIPVASNSTKGKYLEFGKGYIISFNEDVAGFVWHYPHTPIWGSARKGKPQSFTYNEKSDYNVIDVIDIPANVTEIGIFEDDECVGASVVDSSKAQILAYTSSSGRDPVALTFQLEIGRGGKSTVNNYSVFDQKKSKFEIRKLYSHSDDYSIVKLSEIELPASNFDKERLQVLANYPNPYNMNIGNSKLSFYVPCQTTVSVNIYNIWGQKVKDLYNGEMDSGKYDAIWDGTGYNGESVVNGVYFYQVKTSNQNAVSKILLIR
- a CDS encoding choice-of-anchor Q domain-containing protein, whose amino-acid sequence is MLSKRSLYIFIIFYLFVSSLYGEVIVVDICGSGDYPTIQEGINASTDGDTVLVYPGIYYENVDYLEKSLTIGSLNMVTGDSTYIDSTVVDGNQNGSCVYLKNVDEGILYGFTLRNGSGNPYSSVSIGLRSGGGVYSWNSHLDIINCVIKDNEAFGGGGIYSRNSVLFLAGTEITNNHSLYTGNITIWDNSEIYFDEENLCSIYLNYAALGNEITINGFDSLNIVLNKFTVAEPTGESIYMVEGEDYGFSCQESVVEQVEADLYVSTEGDNSNSGLNPGEPLQSITFALLKIKADSLHPHSIYVSDGIYSASQTGESLPLNMRTYVSLIGESEENTIIDGEFEYALIAAWNGEKEMTIKDFTLRNGYWEYSGVQLRFYGHTSVHLENLTIKDCTYGQDENASQFILMPSTTDSNFINTYKNITIIDCFGSYPLYVPPIRTYGENIKVMGTEPLVGGCGGALMSMSNSTNSTQDTSMLVNLQISDNTSYEDEWPNSNIIVLIDNSSIVLINATIGDNECFGNGPATIFIRNGAHLTLINSIVYDNYANYQIHLKENGIPAYGPTGITVRNSLIQGGEDGIYSQGDTEINWLEGNLDTIPYWTQSGEYPYQLQENSPCIDAGTLDLPAGIELPEFDLAGNPRIYGETVDMGAYEWPGYAVGEEPLDKSIKLTSAPNPFRNETVISFQLTQTGIVNLTIYNIKGQFVRTLIDAYSSPGNFQVNWKGVDKHDYPVSNGAYFAKLVVDDKQKAVKRIIKF